The following coding sequences are from one Virgibacillus necropolis window:
- a CDS encoding YunC family protein produces the protein MITVNPLEIDGMFFTAITVELPKTNLLMISNDIGYIMCGALDVDLLNEKLADRNVIAARAVGVKTIDELLHAPLQKVTDASKSYGWEVGMVGKEALGHIS, from the coding sequence ATGATTACTGTAAATCCTTTGGAAATTGATGGAATGTTTTTCACCGCAATTACTGTCGAACTCCCAAAAACAAACTTACTCATGATTTCTAATGATATCGGTTATATCATGTGTGGAGCTTTAGATGTAGATCTTTTAAATGAAAAACTAGCTGATAGGAACGTGATAGCAGCCCGGGCTGTTGGAGTTAAAACGATTGATGAATTATTACATGCACCACTGCAAAAAGTAACAGATGCTTCAAAGTCCTACGGTTGGGAAGTAGGTATGGTAGGGAAAGAAGCATTGGGCCATATATCATAA
- a CDS encoding IS200/IS605 family accessory protein TnpB-related protein: MEKTKTIKNKILSHGTISFEPTLIIYRNALKFIVEVIDEEWILVEGLSTKEVTRVVEKLIHRTKDNPSPEYDFTSTFYKFPSYLRRSAISKAFGIVTSYRSNLKNWQSDKLKALSDGKAFTKKPPVLSMEHDAFPVFYKGNMFNRISSNRAEIKLFINNDWVWHTITFNDKNLKNRGILDWKENNPTLIKVGKKYFINFSCTKKVKVNKTKINEQTIIAVDLGLTNSAVCSAMRSNGTVIGRKFINQPIEKDRMNTIIGKLKKAQRSSGKIEAPNFWRRINGLQNYIKVNTASEIIKFAEEYNASVVVFEYLGKMRVPKDIFGAKRIRHKLHHWCKLGIQSKVEEMAHYRGMRIRRVNPKYTSALAFDGSGKVKRNTKKDLATFQNGKVYHADLSASYNIGARYFIKEILKPFSEKKRLAIQAKVPELLARTRLTLASLISLHQALRTNGAKPA, translated from the coding sequence ATGGAAAAAACAAAAACAATAAAAAACAAAATTTTATCGCACGGAACTATTTCATTCGAACCTACGCTTATAATCTATCGAAATGCGTTAAAGTTTATTGTAGAAGTTATAGATGAAGAGTGGATTCTAGTAGAAGGTTTGAGTACGAAAGAAGTGACTCGTGTTGTTGAAAAGCTTATCCATCGAACCAAAGACAACCCTTCTCCCGAATATGATTTTACAAGTACTTTTTATAAGTTCCCTTCCTATTTAAGGAGATCTGCGATCTCCAAAGCATTTGGCATCGTAACTAGCTATCGTTCAAATCTAAAAAACTGGCAATCTGACAAGTTAAAAGCGCTGTCTGATGGGAAAGCGTTTACTAAAAAACCTCCGGTTTTAAGTATGGAACACGATGCGTTTCCAGTGTTCTATAAAGGGAATATGTTTAATCGAATTTCCTCTAATCGAGCGGAAATTAAACTTTTTATAAATAACGACTGGGTTTGGCATACAATCACGTTTAATGACAAAAACCTCAAAAACAGAGGGATACTCGATTGGAAAGAAAACAATCCTACGCTTATTAAAGTTGGCAAAAAATATTTTATCAACTTTTCCTGTACCAAAAAAGTAAAGGTAAACAAAACAAAGATAAATGAACAAACGATTATAGCTGTTGACCTTGGATTAACCAACTCTGCAGTTTGTTCCGCTATGCGTTCAAATGGAACTGTCATTGGTAGGAAATTCATCAACCAACCAATTGAAAAAGACCGGATGAACACGATTATAGGCAAACTCAAGAAAGCGCAGCGAAGTTCAGGGAAAATCGAAGCACCGAATTTTTGGAGAAGAATCAATGGTCTACAAAATTACATTAAAGTAAATACCGCATCTGAAATTATCAAATTCGCTGAGGAATATAATGCATCTGTGGTTGTATTCGAATACCTAGGGAAAATGCGTGTCCCGAAGGACATATTTGGTGCAAAGAGAATACGTCACAAATTGCACCATTGGTGCAAACTCGGGATTCAATCAAAAGTAGAGGAAATGGCTCATTATCGTGGTATGCGCATTCGTCGAGTTAATCCTAAATACACGTCCGCTCTTGCTTTTGATGGATCTGGAAAAGTGAAGCGTAATACTAAAAAAGACCTTGCCACCTTTCAAAATGGCAAAGTCTATCACGCAGATTTAAGTGCCTCCTATAATATAGGAGCTCGGTATTTTATAAAAGAAATTCTTAAACCCTTTTCTGAAAAGAAGAGGTTAGCAATTCAGGCAAAAGTCCCCGAATTACTAGCTAGAACTCGGCTGACATTGGCTTCATTAATTAGCTTACATCAGGCTCTACGCACCAACGGTGCGAAACCAGCGTGA
- a CDS encoding HD-GYP domain-containing protein has protein sequence MRIDDYIFQHSLNVTIYSLAIETELKLPKSKLVEIGVGSMLHDMGKIFIEPDILKKPSKLTSSEFEMIKCHP, from the coding sequence TTGCGGATAGATGATTATATCTTTCAACACTCTTTAAATGTAACGATCTATTCGCTTGCGATTGAAACAGAACTAAAACTACCAAAAAGTAAGCTTGTTGAAATTGGTGTCGGTTCGATGCTGCATGATATGGGAAAGATTTTCATAGAACCTGATATACTAAAGAAACCTTCTAAATTAACGTCATCGGAATTTGAAATGATAAAATGCCATCCATAA
- a CDS encoding HD-GYP domain-containing protein → MDGSGYPRGIAGNDIHPYAKIIAVADVFDAVTSNRSYRDAMLPRDGLEILYAGAVNLFDKEIVEAFKRSVAVYPNGLAVELSDNRLGVVVRQHKHLCDRPIVRIITDESKQDNSPYEIDLSRCLSITIKACFHE, encoded by the coding sequence TTGGATGGATCAGGATATCCAAGAGGGATAGCAGGTAATGATATTCATCCATATGCAAAAATAATAGCAGTTGCTGACGTATTTGATGCTGTAACAAGTAACAGGTCTTACCGTGATGCCATGCTTCCGCGCGACGGCTTAGAAATATTGTACGCAGGTGCAGTAAACCTATTTGACAAGGAAATAGTTGAGGCCTTTAAACGGAGTGTTGCGGTATATCCAAATGGATTAGCTGTTGAATTAAGTGATAATAGATTAGGTGTTGTTGTCAGGCAGCATAAACATTTATGTGATCGTCCGATTGTTCGTATTATAACGGATGAAAGCAAGCAAGATAATTCCCCTTATGAAATTGATTTATCTAGATGTCTCTCCATTACGATTAAAGCATGCTTCCATGAATAA
- the yunB gene encoding sporulation protein YunB: MQPKKSVFRKKPRTPPPVKYIFVITCILFVAMVSFSIWFIGKKIQPPLMEIAEIKTTEFATRAINAAVKSSEGITFDNLVDISKDDEGNISMVSWSGEAQNKLLRKTTERAEYFLYNMNKGETVDTDDPDLPPLDYDDSAGDLAEKDPTVVEIPIGQAFDNTILANLGPRIPVNFEIVGAIQSDIVVDEKAVGINSVVYNLYVQVTVDVQIVVPFTTKTDTVSTKIYIDARTINSEVPLYYGSDGNGTPPIAIPKDDLQKEE, encoded by the coding sequence ATGCAACCAAAGAAAAGTGTTTTTAGAAAAAAACCACGAACACCGCCTCCAGTTAAATACATATTTGTAATTACGTGCATTTTATTTGTTGCAATGGTTTCGTTTAGTATCTGGTTTATAGGGAAAAAAATACAACCGCCATTAATGGAAATTGCAGAAATAAAGACGACTGAATTTGCAACCAGAGCCATCAACGCCGCGGTTAAGTCAAGTGAAGGTATAACGTTTGATAACCTTGTGGATATTTCTAAAGATGACGAAGGAAATATTTCAATGGTTAGTTGGAGTGGGGAAGCGCAAAATAAATTATTAAGAAAAACTACAGAACGTGCCGAATATTTTTTATATAATATGAACAAAGGAGAAACTGTTGATACAGATGATCCAGACTTACCACCCCTAGATTATGATGATTCGGCAGGAGATCTAGCAGAGAAAGATCCAACTGTTGTAGAAATACCTATTGGGCAAGCATTTGATAATACAATACTTGCTAACTTGGGGCCAAGAATACCAGTGAATTTTGAAATTGTTGGTGCGATCCAGTCTGACATAGTAGTGGATGAGAAAGCAGTTGGTATAAATAGTGTTGTTTATAATTTATATGTTCAAGTAACGGTTGATGTTCAAATTGTTGTCCCTTTTACAACAAAAACTGATACAGTAAGCACAAAGATATATATTGATGCAAGAACGATAAATTCAGAGGTTCCACTGTACTATGGTAGCGATGGAAATGGTACCCCTCCTATTGCTATTCCTAAAGACGACTTGCAAAAAGAGGAATAA
- a CDS encoding Na+/H+ antiporter NhaC family protein has translation MEGTIYSLIPALLMLVLVLLTKRVLLSLGIGIILGALFIHDFNLLGTINEIWVVFYQIFYTTDGLNVGNLLLLGFLLLLGIMTAFLSASGGSRAFGEYMIRRVKTRTGAQVMTAFLGIIIFIDDYFNALAVGQIARPLTDRHKISRAKLAYFIDSTSAPVTVLSPISSWGAYIIGVLGSLFVANGITDLQPLEAFVKMIPLNFYAIGALILVFFTAYLKMDIGPMRKHENRAIEKGELMDPDEKNVPGDLGEVFEPHKNGKLYHLLVPIIVLVVGTVGAMIITGIQASTDATLLAIFANTNVNLSLFIGGVLAVVLALAFHLLQDKPKANGFKIVAEGAKTMLPAIYILLLAWMIGSIIDTLGTGDYLAQLVERASIDSALLPFLFFIIAGLMALATGTSWGTFGIMLPIAAEITVITDVSLLLPALAAVLAGSVFGDHCSPISDTTILSSTGAGSNHIVHVITQLPYAFIAATIGGISYLVIGFTGNIILALLLALVLLIAVSFFIHFINKTKSSTI, from the coding sequence ATGGAAGGAACGATTTATTCATTAATACCAGCACTACTTATGCTTGTTCTGGTGTTACTTACAAAAAGGGTTTTATTATCACTTGGAATAGGGATTATTCTTGGTGCCTTATTTATTCATGATTTTAACTTATTAGGGACGATTAATGAGATATGGGTAGTTTTTTATCAAATTTTTTATACTACTGATGGACTTAACGTTGGTAATTTATTGTTATTAGGCTTTTTGTTACTTCTAGGAATAATGACGGCATTCTTAAGTGCGTCAGGAGGAAGCCGGGCATTTGGAGAATATATGATCAGACGGGTAAAAACTCGTACAGGCGCTCAGGTCATGACAGCATTTTTAGGAATCATTATTTTTATTGATGATTATTTTAATGCTTTGGCTGTTGGACAAATTGCGCGTCCGCTTACTGACCGACATAAAATTTCACGTGCTAAGCTTGCTTACTTCATTGATTCTACGTCTGCTCCTGTAACAGTTCTTTCGCCGATTTCAAGCTGGGGAGCGTATATAATTGGTGTTCTTGGTAGTCTATTTGTAGCAAATGGAATTACGGATCTTCAACCACTAGAGGCCTTTGTGAAAATGATTCCACTTAATTTTTATGCTATTGGTGCACTAATACTAGTATTCTTTACAGCATATTTAAAAATGGATATTGGGCCTATGCGTAAGCACGAAAACCGAGCGATTGAAAAAGGTGAATTAATGGACCCTGATGAAAAAAATGTTCCAGGTGATTTAGGAGAAGTTTTTGAACCACATAAGAATGGTAAATTATATCATCTGCTTGTTCCGATAATCGTATTGGTAGTAGGTACAGTTGGTGCCATGATTATTACTGGGATTCAAGCCAGTACAGATGCGACATTGTTGGCGATTTTTGCTAATACCAATGTGAATCTTTCCTTATTTATTGGTGGTGTGCTCGCAGTAGTGCTAGCATTAGCTTTCCATCTTTTACAAGATAAACCAAAGGCAAATGGCTTTAAAATAGTTGCAGAAGGTGCAAAGACAATGCTTCCAGCCATTTATATTTTACTCTTAGCTTGGATGATTGGATCCATAATTGATACACTAGGAACTGGAGATTACCTGGCACAGTTGGTGGAAAGAGCATCAATCGATTCTGCCTTATTACCATTCTTATTTTTCATTATAGCTGGTTTAATGGCATTAGCAACAGGTACATCATGGGGCACATTTGGTATCATGTTACCTATCGCAGCAGAAATTACAGTCATTACAGATGTATCCTTACTATTACCGGCCCTTGCAGCAGTTTTAGCAGGTTCAGTATTTGGTGATCATTGTTCACCTATTTCCGATACGACTATTCTGTCCTCAACAGGTGCTGGGTCAAACCATATTGTTCACGTCATAACGCAGTTGCCATATGCTTTTATCGCTGCGACAATTGGAGGGATTAGTTACCTGGTGATAGGATTCACTGGAAACATAATTTTAGCTCTGCTGTTGGCTCTAGTATTACTAATAGCGGTAAGTTTCTTTATTCACTTTATTAACAAAACAAAATCTTCTACTATATAA
- a CDS encoding sodium-dependent transporter — protein sequence METRSQWGTRAGFIMAAVGSAIGLGNIWRFPTVAYENGGGAFFIPYLFALLTAGIPILIMEFTMGHKYKGSAPLTYKKINKKAEWVGWWAVIVAFVISTYYSVIIAWAISYSVFSFNLSWGDDTGTFLFEEYLHLAAPGQIGGFVPGVLIPLIIVWIVVLGILFKGVKKGIEVANRIFIPALVIIFIIICIRAVTLPGALTGLEAFFEPNFDKILDPGVWVAAYGQIFFSMSIAFAIMITYSSYLPKKSDITNNAFITGFGNSSFELLCGIGVFSVLGFMAAQQGVAVDEVVTGGVGLAFVVFPEIINQFPAFNALFGFLFFASLVLAGLTSLMSITETYVAGLVDKFKISRNKAVLFGGGFAALISLLFATQGGLNFLDVADYFINQFGVAFLGLVEVVLMAWVFRKLNEFKSHANEISDIQLGAWWTVSLSVITPIVLGYQMFGLFKQNLLKEFDTETGTGNYGGYTDSFIFFGGWAVAITAIVVGILLSFSKWRTKNTVDKGGQ from the coding sequence ATGGAAACAAGATCTCAATGGGGAACACGAGCAGGGTTTATTATGGCTGCTGTTGGTTCGGCAATTGGTTTAGGAAATATTTGGCGGTTTCCAACGGTAGCATATGAAAATGGTGGTGGAGCGTTCTTTATTCCATATTTATTTGCACTTCTTACTGCCGGGATTCCAATTCTAATTATGGAATTCACAATGGGCCATAAATACAAAGGATCGGCACCATTGACGTATAAAAAAATTAACAAAAAAGCAGAATGGGTTGGCTGGTGGGCAGTAATAGTAGCCTTTGTTATTTCTACATATTACTCGGTTATTATTGCCTGGGCAATATCCTATTCTGTTTTCTCATTTAATCTAAGTTGGGGGGACGATACAGGAACATTCTTGTTTGAGGAATACTTACATTTAGCAGCTCCTGGTCAAATCGGTGGTTTTGTTCCTGGGGTACTTATTCCATTAATTATTGTATGGATTGTTGTACTAGGTATTTTATTCAAAGGTGTTAAAAAAGGGATTGAAGTTGCAAACCGAATATTTATACCAGCATTAGTAATCATTTTTATTATTATTTGTATCCGTGCAGTCACATTACCTGGAGCATTGACAGGGCTTGAGGCATTCTTTGAACCTAATTTCGATAAAATTCTTGATCCTGGTGTATGGGTAGCAGCATACGGGCAAATTTTCTTTAGTATGTCGATCGCATTTGCAATCATGATTACGTATTCTAGTTATTTACCGAAAAAGTCGGATATTACGAATAACGCTTTTATCACTGGTTTTGGTAACTCAAGTTTTGAATTGCTTTGTGGTATCGGGGTATTCTCCGTACTTGGATTTATGGCAGCTCAACAGGGTGTAGCGGTAGATGAAGTAGTGACTGGTGGAGTTGGATTAGCATTTGTGGTATTCCCAGAAATTATTAATCAATTCCCAGCATTTAATGCACTCTTTGGATTCTTATTCTTTGCCTCACTCGTTCTAGCTGGATTAACTTCACTTATGTCTATTACAGAAACCTATGTAGCTGGATTAGTGGATAAATTTAAAATTTCAAGAAATAAAGCGGTATTGTTTGGCGGCGGATTCGCAGCACTAATTTCACTATTGTTTGCTACGCAAGGCGGATTGAACTTCCTTGATGTAGCCGATTATTTCATCAATCAGTTCGGTGTTGCATTCTTAGGATTAGTTGAGGTAGTCTTAATGGCTTGGGTATTCCGTAAGCTAAATGAATTTAAATCACATGCAAATGAAATATCTGATATTCAATTAGGAGCATGGTGGACAGTCAGCCTAAGCGTCATCACACCGATTGTACTTGGATATCAAATGTTTGGTTTGTTTAAACAAAACCTATTAAAAGAATTTGATACAGAAACCGGTACCGGTAACTATGGTGGCTATACTGATTCATTTATCTTCTTTGGTGGATGGGCAGTTGCTATCACAGCAATTGTTGTAGGTATTCTGTTATCATTTAGCAAATGGAGAACAAAGAACACAGTAGATAAAGGAGGCCAATAA
- a CDS encoding methionine/alanine import family NSS transporter small subunit, translated as MSGSAIFIMILGMVIIWGGLAASITNAVKKSRKAKSNN; from the coding sequence ATGAGTGGCAGTGCAATTTTTATTATGATCTTAGGTATGGTTATTATCTGGGGAGGACTTGCGGCGAGTATTACGAATGCCGTTAAAAAGTCTAGAAAAGCTAAATCAAATAATTAA
- a CDS encoding M23 family metallopeptidase: MKIYRLICALLIFLFIQVSTDAIHAKEEEDIYEQRMELYKKTEALTLIPWYYFAAIDQYERNIQKDVPSDQVISISFEPIEWFGMGNAKNKNEMVITLFHGIGKDGDGDNKADPNNPEDVLYTMGRYLQQYGYSKEDIKIALWNHYQRDLNVQSIMNTARVFKKFNGIELTDRVFPLPSNYNYSYNNTWGNRRGFGGLRIHEGTDIFADYGTPVRSTTYGVVELIGWNLFGGWRIGLRDVHNIYHYYAHLSKYKDDIKVGQIVKPGDVIGYVGSTGYGPPGTSGKFPPHLHYGMYKDNGYSEWSFDPYPYLKKWERMGKE, from the coding sequence ATGAAAATTTATCGTTTAATCTGTGCTTTACTCATTTTTCTCTTTATTCAAGTAAGCACGGATGCCATCCATGCAAAAGAAGAAGAAGATATTTATGAACAACGTATGGAACTATATAAGAAAACGGAAGCCTTAACCTTAATCCCGTGGTATTATTTTGCAGCAATTGATCAATACGAACGAAATATTCAAAAGGATGTACCATCTGACCAAGTTATATCCATTTCTTTTGAACCTATTGAGTGGTTCGGTATGGGTAATGCAAAAAACAAAAATGAAATGGTGATCACACTTTTTCATGGTATTGGTAAAGATGGTGATGGTGATAATAAAGCAGATCCCAATAATCCAGAAGATGTTTTATATACAATGGGAAGATATTTGCAGCAATACGGCTATTCTAAAGAGGATATTAAAATCGCTCTATGGAACCACTACCAGCGCGATTTGAATGTACAATCAATTATGAATACAGCCCGTGTTTTTAAAAAATTTAATGGAATTGAACTAACCGATCGCGTCTTTCCTTTGCCCTCGAACTACAATTATAGCTACAACAATACTTGGGGAAACAGACGAGGATTCGGTGGTCTTCGAATTCATGAAGGAACAGATATTTTTGCAGACTATGGTACACCAGTCAGATCAACAACTTATGGTGTAGTTGAACTGATTGGATGGAATTTGTTTGGTGGATGGCGAATTGGACTGAGAGATGTTCACAACATTTATCATTATTATGCTCATTTAAGTAAATATAAGGATGATATAAAAGTTGGACAAATTGTTAAGCCGGGTGATGTGATAGGTTATGTCGGCTCAACCGGCTATGGACCTCCTGGAACATCAGGAAAGTTCCCGCCACATTTACATTATGGAATGTACAAAGATAACGGATATAGTGAATGGTCGTTTGACCCATATCCTTATTTAAAAAAGTGGGAACGAATGGGGAAAGAATAG
- a CDS encoding YhcN/YlaJ family sporulation lipoprotein, whose product MYKKFAFVLLLCTLFISACGTANQEADEQEQIRNELDPARNDETPASQEEENRLGYVHYTRDQLNLNNNNENNHGVTMDRHRVADMISRIILRNEGFDEVATLVTDKEVLIAYGKNDGLDDDTAADIAKKSALSVMPRYFQVFVSDDRSLIPDIQSLHNSNTQQGNYRNTITSIIKEMKKSPQGIENENN is encoded by the coding sequence ATGTATAAAAAATTTGCATTCGTTCTTTTATTATGTACATTGTTCATTTCAGCGTGTGGTACTGCCAATCAGGAAGCTGACGAGCAGGAACAAATTAGAAATGAATTAGACCCAGCAAGAAATGACGAAACTCCTGCTTCTCAAGAAGAGGAAAACCGACTTGGCTATGTACATTACACAAGAGATCAACTAAATTTAAACAACAATAACGAAAACAATCATGGAGTTACAATGGATCGGCACAGGGTAGCAGATATGATTTCACGTATTATTTTACGTAATGAGGGGTTTGATGAAGTAGCTACATTAGTTACAGATAAAGAGGTATTAATTGCCTATGGTAAGAACGATGGGCTTGATGACGATACAGCTGCAGATATTGCTAAGAAATCGGCACTTTCTGTTATGCCTCGCTACTTTCAAGTATTTGTTTCGGATGATAGAAGTTTAATTCCTGATATTCAAAGTCTACACAATAGTAATACACAGCAGGGAAATTACAGGAATACTATTACATCCATTATTAAAGAAATGAAGAAATCACCTCAAGGAATCGAGAATGAAAATAACTAA
- a CDS encoding YutD family protein, with the protein MIELHGKTYEIMENIKDGYDAERLTERFSDILTKYDFIVGDWGYDQLRLRGFYDDQNTKAAFDSKISTLEDYLYEYCNFGCAYFVLKKIDK; encoded by the coding sequence GTGATCGAATTACATGGAAAAACGTATGAAATTATGGAAAATATAAAGGATGGCTATGACGCAGAACGATTAACTGAAAGGTTTTCAGATATATTAACGAAATACGATTTTATTGTTGGTGACTGGGGATATGATCAGCTACGATTACGTGGGTTCTATGATGACCAAAATACAAAAGCTGCATTTGATTCAAAAATAAGCACATTAGAGGATTACCTGTATGAGTATTGTAATTTTGGATGCGCTTATTTCGTACTGAAAAAAATAGACAAGTAA
- a CDS encoding SAV0927 family protein, producing MTNKFKVLLDETVEKEVRYISFMGNFHRYDFAIMDGQEPNKKIIIDLRNNRFAAISKEDFSKEGEIEHSFHVTEMEGDELREFLGEIL from the coding sequence ATGACAAATAAATTTAAAGTTTTATTAGATGAAACAGTTGAAAAAGAGGTTCGGTATATTAGTTTCATGGGGAACTTCCATCGATATGATTTTGCCATAATGGATGGCCAGGAACCTAACAAAAAAATAATAATAGACCTACGAAATAATCGCTTTGCAGCTATAAGTAAGGAAGATTTCTCAAAGGAAGGCGAAATTGAACATTCTTTCCATGTTACTGAAATGGAAGGGGATGAATTGAGAGAATTTCTTGGAGAGATTTTGTAG
- a CDS encoding DUF86 domain-containing protein — protein sequence MYFVDRKKIEETLKYMDGLLQELGKQSFESFRDKLLLERVTQMVIESILDVGNMMIDGFIMRDPGSYEDIIDILVDEKVLPSEQQEGYKAVVKLRTMIVKEYLDIDHRKVLTTLNENKQALGSFSKRIHTYLENELGVANAFSNE from the coding sequence ATGTATTTTGTTGATCGAAAAAAAATAGAAGAAACACTTAAATATATGGATGGCCTGCTACAGGAACTTGGGAAACAGTCGTTTGAATCGTTTAGAGATAAATTATTGCTTGAGAGAGTTACACAAATGGTCATTGAATCTATTTTAGATGTAGGGAATATGATGATTGATGGGTTTATCATGCGTGATCCTGGAAGTTATGAGGATATTATTGATATCTTAGTGGATGAAAAAGTCCTTCCGTCAGAACAACAGGAAGGGTATAAGGCAGTCGTAAAGCTGCGCACGATGATTGTTAAAGAATATTTAGACATTGACCATCGAAAAGTCTTGACTACTTTAAATGAGAATAAACAAGCACTAGGATCATTTAGCAAAAGGATTCACACCTATTTGGAAAATGAGCTTGGTGTTGCCAATGCATTTTCGAATGAATGA
- a CDS encoding TIGR01457 family HAD-type hydrolase: MKEYQGYLVDLDGTMYKGNERIYAAKEFVEFLKGKGLPHLFLTNNSSRTQLEIAKKLNDMDIPATENHVFTSSMATASYIANLNKDGRVYVIGERGLHEALRDKGLVITDENPDFVVVGIDREITYEKLAKACLFVRNGAVFVSTNSDKAIPTERGLVPGNGALTSVITVSTGVDPVFIGKPESIIMEQALKKLGLSHDATLMVGDNYYTDITAGIRAGIDTLMVFTGVTPFEDFLTLPKKPTYHIQSLSEWIE, encoded by the coding sequence ATGAAGGAATATCAAGGCTATCTAGTTGATTTAGATGGAACGATGTATAAAGGTAATGAACGGATTTACGCTGCTAAGGAATTTGTGGAATTTTTAAAAGGAAAAGGTCTTCCGCATTTATTCCTTACCAACAATTCATCAAGAACACAGTTAGAAATTGCGAAAAAGCTAAATGATATGGATATTCCCGCAACAGAAAATCATGTGTTTACATCTAGTATGGCTACGGCTAGTTATATTGCGAATCTGAATAAGGATGGCCGTGTTTATGTGATTGGCGAAAGAGGGCTGCATGAAGCACTTCGAGATAAAGGGTTAGTTATAACAGATGAGAATCCAGATTTTGTGGTAGTTGGAATTGACCGTGAAATTACATACGAAAAATTAGCCAAGGCATGTTTATTTGTACGAAATGGTGCTGTGTTTGTTTCAACGAATAGTGATAAAGCTATTCCAACGGAGCGGGGGTTGGTTCCTGGGAATGGTGCACTTACCTCTGTAATCACTGTTAGTACGGGCGTAGATCCAGTATTCATTGGAAAGCCAGAGTCTATTATCATGGAGCAAGCACTAAAGAAACTTGGGTTATCGCATGATGCAACGCTAATGGTTGGTGACAATTATTATACCGATATTACAGCAGGAATTCGGGCAGGGATAGACACACTTATGGTTTTTACAGGTGTAACCCCATTTGAAGATTTTCTTACATTACCAAAAAAGCCAACTTATCATATACAAAGTTTAAGTGAATGGATTGAATGA
- a CDS encoding phosphatidylglycerophosphatase A family protein, with amino-acid sequence MDKNMKQSQLELKAREWLTERGVTLDDIAELVYYLQAKYHDDLSMEDCRHNVDRVLTKREVQNAILTGIQLDKLAEQKQLEFPLQQTIETDESLYGVDEIIALSIVNVYGSIGFTNYGYIDKQKPGILERLNDKSTGECHTFLDDIVGAIAAAASSRLAHGGRDEVKLDD; translated from the coding sequence ATGGATAAAAATATGAAACAAAGTCAATTAGAGTTAAAAGCACGTGAATGGTTAACAGAGCGCGGCGTTACGTTAGATGATATCGCGGAGTTAGTTTATTATTTACAAGCAAAATATCATGACGATCTTAGTATGGAAGATTGTCGTCACAACGTGGATCGCGTTTTAACAAAACGTGAAGTTCAGAATGCAATTTTAACTGGTATTCAGCTAGATAAGCTTGCTGAACAAAAGCAATTGGAATTCCCGCTTCAACAGACGATTGAAACAGATGAAAGTTTATATGGTGTGGATGAAATAATTGCCCTTTCCATTGTAAACGTTTATGGGTCAATTGGATTTACCAATTATGGCTATATTGATAAACAAAAGCCAGGAATCCTTGAACGGTTAAACGATAAATCAACTGGCGAATGTCACACGTTCTTAGATGACATTGTCGGAGCAATCGCAGCAGCTGCCTCAAGCAGACTTGCACATGGAGGACGTGACGAAGTAAAATTGGATGACTAA